A genomic window from Phyllopteryx taeniolatus isolate TA_2022b chromosome 2, UOR_Ptae_1.2, whole genome shotgun sequence includes:
- the dapk2a gene encoding death-associated protein kinase 2a, whose product MDIFKQQKVEDFYEIGEELGSGQFAIVKQCKEKNTGQEFAAKFIKKRQSIASSRGVRLEEIQREVQILQQIQHQNIVTLHDVYENRTDVVLILELVSGGELFDFLAQKESLSEDEATQFIKQILEGVNYLHSKKIAHFDLKPENIMLLDKNVPLPRIKLIDFGLAHKIEAGMEFKNIFGTPEFVAPEIVNYEPLALEADMWSIGVITYILLSGASPFLGETKQDTLKNISTINYEFDEEFFCNTSELAKNFISHLLERDKKKRLTIQDALNHPWIKSNDHKEEHKGQELQKRERRQLKTKRLREYTIKSHSSMPPNNTYVNFERFAQVVEDIAQMERSFFSLAESHDSLQEDIGAMVSIFIEKEAWYKEESEGVRHELSQIRYEFRKLESLKRSLQDEMQSFSSSLRGISSRYQERQNHFDTLTQELSNELKWVQEVMGSFPTDGSYPTGNVTTVFNNEVNEALKELQNRSCGGELLSGINLD is encoded by the exons ATGGATATTTTCAAGCAACAGAAAGTTGAAGATTTCTATGAAATTGGGGAAGAGTTGGGAAG TGGACAGTTTGCCATTGTAAAGCAAtgcaaagagaaaaatacaggACAGGAATTTGCTGCCAAGTTCATCAAGAAGCGTCAAAGTATTGCCAGCTCTCGGGGAGTACGGCTGGAGGAGATACAACGTGAGGTGCAGATTCTACAGCAGATTCAGCACCAAAATATTGTGACGCTACATGATGTCTACGAGAACCGCACTGATGTGGTGCTGATCCTGGAGTT GGTCTCTGGGGGTGAGCTGTTTGACTTCTTGGCCCAGAAAGAGTCTCTAAGTGAGGACGAGGCAACACAGTTCATCAAGCAAATCCTTGAGGGGGTGAACTACCTTCACTCCAAAAAAATAGCCCACTTTGACCTCAAG CCTGAAAACATAATGCTGCTAGATAAGAATGTACCATTGCCAAGGATTAAACTCATTGATTTTGGTCTCGCCCACAAAATTGAAGCAGGAATGGAGTTCAAAAACATCTTTGGAACGCCTGAATTTGTTG cacCTGAGATTGTCAACTATGAGCCATTGGCTTTGGAAGCGGACATGTGGAGTATCGGAGTCATAACATACATCCT ATTAAGTGGTGCTTCTCCTTTCCTTGGAGAGACTAAGCAGGACACACTGAAGAACATTTCAACCATAAATTATGAGTTTGATGAGGAGTTCTTCTGCAACACCAGTGAATTGGCCAAAAATTTCATTAGTCACTTGCTTGAGAGGGACAAGAA GAAAAGACTGACAATTCAAGATGCTCTTAATCACCCATGGATCAAG TCTAATGACCACAAGGAGGAGCATAAAGGCCAAGAGCTGCAGAAACGAGAGAGGCGCCAACTCAAGACCAAGCGTCTGAGGGAGTACACTATTAAGTCTCACTCAAGCATGCCACCTAACAACACCTATGTAAACTTTGAGCGCTTTGCTCAAGTGGTGGAGGACATTGCTCAAATGGAACGGTCATTCTTCAGCTTGGCAGAATCCCATGATTCTCTGCAAGAAGATATTGGTGCCATGGTCTCTATATTCATTGAGAAAGAGGCCTGGTACAAGGAAGAGAGTGAAGGAGTGCGCCATGAGCTCTCGCAAATCCGTTACGAGTTCCGTAAGTTGGAATCCTTGAAGAGAAGTCTGCAAGACGAAATGCAGTCTTTTAGCTCCAGCCTTAGAGGCATCAGCAGCCGCTACCAGGAAAGACAGAACCACTTTGATACACTCACCCAAGAACTCAGCAATGAGCTGAAATGGGTGCAGGAGGTGATGGGTTCATTTCCCACCGATGGCAGTTACCCCACTGGTAATGTCACCACTGTCTTCAACAATGAGGTAAACGAAGCCCTGAAAGAGTTGCAGAACCGCTCCTGTGGAGGAGAGCTGCTGTCTGGGATCAACCTAGACTAA